A stretch of the Duncaniella dubosii genome encodes the following:
- the truA gene encoding tRNA pseudouridine(38-40) synthase TruA: MGQTRYFMRLAYRGAPFHGWQCQPGEVTVQSVIEAALSTVMRRDMKIVGAGRTDTGVNARMMVAHFDVDSPLTDPARLVRNLNAIVGKDIAIEEIYEVEPDKHARFDATSRTYHYYAVTSKSPFFYPLSWKAPEGLDFGKMNEAAAILLETADFTSFAKLHTDAKTNICRVTKARWERVGDDGWVFVITADRFLRNMVRAVVGTLVEVGRGKMSVSQFAEVIAKRDRCAAGTSMPGHALYLWEVTY, encoded by the coding sequence GTGGGACAGACGAGATATTTCATGCGTCTGGCCTACCGTGGCGCTCCCTTCCACGGCTGGCAGTGCCAGCCCGGAGAGGTGACAGTGCAGTCCGTAATCGAGGCTGCACTGTCGACCGTCATGCGCCGCGACATGAAAATTGTCGGGGCTGGACGTACGGACACCGGGGTCAACGCCCGCATGATGGTGGCCCATTTTGATGTCGATTCTCCATTGACAGATCCGGCAAGGCTCGTCAGGAATCTGAATGCTATTGTCGGGAAGGACATCGCCATTGAGGAAATCTATGAGGTCGAGCCTGACAAGCATGCGCGTTTTGACGCTACGTCGCGCACCTATCACTACTATGCCGTCACGTCGAAGTCGCCCTTCTTCTATCCGTTGAGCTGGAAAGCTCCTGAAGGATTGGATTTCGGGAAGATGAATGAAGCTGCGGCGATATTGCTCGAAACGGCTGATTTCACATCGTTCGCCAAGCTTCACACAGATGCCAAGACCAATATCTGCCGTGTCACCAAGGCGCGGTGGGAGAGGGTTGGCGATGACGGATGGGTGTTTGTCATCACGGCCGACCGTTTTCTCCGCAATATGGTGAGGGCGGTGGTCGGTACGCTCGTGGAAGTGGGCCGCGGAAAGATGTCGGTGAGCCAGTTTGCCGAAGTTATTGCCAAGCGTGACCGCTGTGCCGCAGGGACTTCGATGCCGGGTCATGCGCTCTATCTGTGGGAAGTGACATATTGA